A stretch of the Lolium perenne isolate Kyuss_39 chromosome 3, Kyuss_2.0, whole genome shotgun sequence genome encodes the following:
- the LOC127345128 gene encoding MLO-like protein 1 isoform X1 has translation MEGGVSGETDAMPEADALEFTPTWIVAGVCSLIVVISLAVERFLHYIGKTLKKKNQKALFEALLKVKEELMLLGFISLLLTVSQGVIQRTCIPPSWTNYMLPCKKMDAHTVTAKVLALGVRRLLSERGPRSEHCQNKGKVPLLSPDALHQLHIFIFVLAITHVILSAVTMFLGGEKIRQWKRWEDEIEKNAGTGSKKLTHVQQFEFIRENFNGVGKESMILSWMHSFAKQFYASVTKSDYTTMRLGFIMTHCRGNPKFHFHRYMVRALEADFKKVVGIRWYLWIFVVIFMLLNVNGLHTYFWISFIPLILLLAVGTKLEHVIAQLAHEVAEKHSAIEGDLVVNPSDEHFWCARPRVILYLIHFILFQNAFEIALFFWMLTTYGFNSCIMDHVPLIVPRLVIGLVTLVPLMYSSHFLQAKSNVSSSDSRLFAFACRVVIQLLCSYSTLPLYAIVTQMGTFFKKEIFDEHIQQGLVGWAQKAKRRTESIKDGAGGGTHGPSSGLEMLRRAAAAIQGSRAPQR, from the exons ATGGAGGGCGGCGTTAGCGGTGAGACGGATGCGATGCCGGAGGCGGATGCGCTGGAGTTCACGCCGACGTGGATCGTCGCGGGGGTCTGCTCCCTCATCGTGGTCATCTCCCTCGCCGTCGAGAGGTTCCTCCATTACATCGGCAAG ACACTGAAGAAGAAGAACCAGAAGGCGCTGTTCGAGGCTCTCCTCAAGGTGAAAGAAG AGCTGATGCTTCTGGGGTTCATCTCCCTTCTGCTCACGGTTTCCCAAGGGGTGATCCAGAGGACGTGTATTCCTCCCAGCTGGACCAACTACATGCTGCCCTGCAAGAAGATGGACGCGCATACTGTCACTGCTAAGGTTCTCGCCCTTGGCGTCCGGCGGCTGCTTTCCGAGAGAGGACCGCGGTCTGAGCATTGCCAAAACAAG GGAAAAGTTCCTTTGCTGTCGCCTGATGCGCTACATCAGTTGCATATTTTCATTTTTGTTCTGGCTATCACCCATGTGATTTTGAGTGCTGTAACTATGTTTTTAGGAGGAGAAAAG ATTCGTCAATGGAAACGATGGGAGGATGAAATTGAGAAAAATGCAGGAACCG GATCTAAGAAGTTAACCCAtgttcaacaatttgaatttaTCAGGGAAAATTTTAATGGCGTCGGCAAGGAATCAATGATATTAAGCTGGATG CATTCATTTGCTAAGcagttttatgcctctgttactaAATCGGACTACACAACAATGCGACTTGGTTTCATCATG ACACACTGCCGGGGAAACCCAAAGTTTCATTTTCACCGATACATGGTACGTGCTTTAGAGGCTGATTTCAAGAAGGTGGTTGGCATAAG GTGGTACTTGTGGATATTTGTTGTGATATTCATGTTGCTGAATGTTAATG GTTTGCACACCTACTTTTGGATCTCCTTCATTCCCCTTATT CTTCTGCTGGCTGTTGGCACCAAGCTGGAGCACGTCATAGCTCAGCTGGCCCATGAGGTCGCCGAGAAGCACTCGGCAATCGAGGGCGACTTGGTCGTCAATCCATCAGACGAGCACTTCTGGTGCGCACGGCCGAGGGTGATTCTGTACCTGATCCACTTCATCCTCTTCCAGAACGCGTTCGAGATCGCGCTCTTCTTCTGGATGCTG ACTACCTACGGCTTCAACTCCTGCATCATGGACCACGTCCCTTTAATCGTGCCGAGGCTTGTCATCGGGTTGGTCACACTGGTTCCATTGATGTACTCATCGCATTTCTTACAAGCAAAGAGCAATGTTTCTAGTTCAGACTCAAGACTGTTTGCCTTTGCTTGCAGGGTCGTTATTCAACTCCTCTGCAGCTACAGCACCTTGCCTCTATATGCAATTGTCACCCAG ATGGGAACATTCTTCAAAAAGGAGATCTTCGACGAGCACATCCAGCAGGGGTTGGTTGGGTGGGCGCAGAAGGCCAAGAGGAGGACAGAATCTATCAAGGATGGCGCCGGTGGTGGCACGCACGGGCCTTCCTCTGGTCTGGAAATGCTGCGGCGAGCCGCCGCTGCAATACAGGGCTCTCGAGCTCCGCAAAGGTAG
- the LOC127345128 gene encoding MLO-like protein 1 isoform X2, which produces MEGGVSGETDAMPEADALEFTPTWIVAGVCSLIVVISLAVERFLHYIGKTLKKKNQKALFEALLKVKEELMLLGFISLLLTVSQGVIQRTCIPPSWTNYMLPCKKMDAHTVTAKVLALGVRRLLSERGPRSEHCQNKGKVPLLSPDALHQLHIFIFVLAITHVILSAVTMFLGGEKIRQWKRWEDEIEKNAGTGSKKLTHVQQFEFIRENFNGVGKESMILSWMHSFAKQFYASVTKSDYTTMRLGFIMTHCRGNPKFHFHRYMVRALEADFKKVVGIRWYLWIFVVIFMLLNVNGLHTYFWISFIPLILLLAVGTKLEHVIAQLAHEVAEKHSAIEGDLVVNPSDEHFWCARPRVILYLIHFILFQNAFEIALFFWMLTTYGFNSCIMDHVPLIVPRLVIGVVIQLLCSYSTLPLYAIVTQMGTFFKKEIFDEHIQQGLVGWAQKAKRRTESIKDGAGGGTHGPSSGLEMLRRAAAAIQGSRAPQR; this is translated from the exons ATGGAGGGCGGCGTTAGCGGTGAGACGGATGCGATGCCGGAGGCGGATGCGCTGGAGTTCACGCCGACGTGGATCGTCGCGGGGGTCTGCTCCCTCATCGTGGTCATCTCCCTCGCCGTCGAGAGGTTCCTCCATTACATCGGCAAG ACACTGAAGAAGAAGAACCAGAAGGCGCTGTTCGAGGCTCTCCTCAAGGTGAAAGAAG AGCTGATGCTTCTGGGGTTCATCTCCCTTCTGCTCACGGTTTCCCAAGGGGTGATCCAGAGGACGTGTATTCCTCCCAGCTGGACCAACTACATGCTGCCCTGCAAGAAGATGGACGCGCATACTGTCACTGCTAAGGTTCTCGCCCTTGGCGTCCGGCGGCTGCTTTCCGAGAGAGGACCGCGGTCTGAGCATTGCCAAAACAAG GGAAAAGTTCCTTTGCTGTCGCCTGATGCGCTACATCAGTTGCATATTTTCATTTTTGTTCTGGCTATCACCCATGTGATTTTGAGTGCTGTAACTATGTTTTTAGGAGGAGAAAAG ATTCGTCAATGGAAACGATGGGAGGATGAAATTGAGAAAAATGCAGGAACCG GATCTAAGAAGTTAACCCAtgttcaacaatttgaatttaTCAGGGAAAATTTTAATGGCGTCGGCAAGGAATCAATGATATTAAGCTGGATG CATTCATTTGCTAAGcagttttatgcctctgttactaAATCGGACTACACAACAATGCGACTTGGTTTCATCATG ACACACTGCCGGGGAAACCCAAAGTTTCATTTTCACCGATACATGGTACGTGCTTTAGAGGCTGATTTCAAGAAGGTGGTTGGCATAAG GTGGTACTTGTGGATATTTGTTGTGATATTCATGTTGCTGAATGTTAATG GTTTGCACACCTACTTTTGGATCTCCTTCATTCCCCTTATT CTTCTGCTGGCTGTTGGCACCAAGCTGGAGCACGTCATAGCTCAGCTGGCCCATGAGGTCGCCGAGAAGCACTCGGCAATCGAGGGCGACTTGGTCGTCAATCCATCAGACGAGCACTTCTGGTGCGCACGGCCGAGGGTGATTCTGTACCTGATCCACTTCATCCTCTTCCAGAACGCGTTCGAGATCGCGCTCTTCTTCTGGATGCTG ACTACCTACGGCTTCAACTCCTGCATCATGGACCACGTCCCTTTAATCGTGCCGAGGCTTGTCATCGG GGTCGTTATTCAACTCCTCTGCAGCTACAGCACCTTGCCTCTATATGCAATTGTCACCCAG ATGGGAACATTCTTCAAAAAGGAGATCTTCGACGAGCACATCCAGCAGGGGTTGGTTGGGTGGGCGCAGAAGGCCAAGAGGAGGACAGAATCTATCAAGGATGGCGCCGGTGGTGGCACGCACGGGCCTTCCTCTGGTCTGGAAATGCTGCGGCGAGCCGCCGCTGCAATACAGGGCTCTCGAGCTCCGCAAAGGTAG
- the LOC127345129 gene encoding serine/threonine-protein kinase rio2, producing the protein MKLDVNALRYLSKDDFRVLTACEMGMRNHEIVPVELVDRIAGLKHGGTYKVLRNLLKNKLVHHDCKKYDGYRLTYLGYDFLAIKTLVNRGVFSSVGRQIGVGKESDIFEVATEDGTVLAMKLHRLGRTSFRAVKSKRDYLAHRRSFNWLYLSRLAALKEFAFMKALGDHGFPVPTAVDCNRHCVIMSLVPGYPLVQISKLQNPDDVFDRILGLVIRLAEHGLIHCDFNEFNIMIDDDETVTMIDFPQMVSVSHRNAQMYFDRDIGCIYKFFNKRFNLTEKGGHDGSETDDDDSGRPSFLSIQKSSGALDKELAASGFTKKEQVEIEKFIDENAEENDSNSDDDDHDVDSTSERESEGGDDVSVKINSLKIADQDCASVPDLVEMHSNAPVTLSDEHATSTSPSGENKSANPTTDSTGDAKGSAESGGDDEESSAEGTEDEDDALLTKQLNKQRKRAMATALGRRRPLTSRNTYKDKGKGTMNSKIQKQACQW; encoded by the exons ATGAAGCTGGACGTGAACGCCCTACGCTACCTGTCCAAGGATGACTTCCGGGTCCTCACCGCCTGCGAGATGGGCATGCGCAAC CACGAGATCGTGCCGGTGGAGCTCGTCGACCGCATCGCCGGATTGAA GCATGGAGGCACATATAAGGTGCTGCGCAATTTACTGAAGAACAAACTGGTTCACCATGATTGCAAAAAGT ATGATGGGTATCGCCTAACCTATCTTGGTTACGACTTTCTCGCAATCAAAACATTGGTGAATCGCGGAGTCTTTTCTTCCGTTGGCCGTCAGATCGGCGTTGGAAAGGAGTCAG ATATATTTGAGGTTGCCACGGAGGATGGAACAGTGTTGGCCATGAAGCTTCATAGGTTGGGTAGGACATCTTTTAGGGCCGTCAAATCGAAGCGTGACTATTTGGCGCACAGGAGGAGCTTTAACTGGCTCTATCTATCACGCCTTGCGGCCCTAAAGGAATTTGCTTTTATGAAG GCTTTAGGAGACCATGGATTTCCTGTTCCAACGGCCGTGGACTGCAACCGGCATTGTGTGATTATGTCTCTGGTGCCAGGGTATCCACT TGTTCAGATAAGCAAATTGCAAAATCCAGATGATGTCTTTGACAGAATTCTCGGGCTTGTAATTCGTTTGGCGGAGCATGGGCTGATACATTGTGATTTTAATGAATTCAACATCATG ATTGATGATGATGAAACAGTTACGATGATTGACTTCCCGCAGATGGTATCTGTTTCACATCGGAATGCCCAGAT GTATTTTGATCGAGATATTGGGTGCATCTACAAGTTCTTTAACAAAAG GTTTAATCTTACAGAGAAAGGTGGACATGATGGGTCAGAAACTGATGATGATGACAGTGGCAGGCCGTCCTTCCTATCCATTCAAAAGTCTTCTGGTGCCTTGGACAAAGAACTAGCTGCCAGTGGCTTCACCAAAAAAGAGCAGGTTGAGATAGAAAAG TTCATTGATGAGAATGCTGAAGAAAACGATTCCAACTcagatgatgatgatcatgatgtTGATTCAACATCAGAACGGGAAAGTGAAGGTGGCGATGATGTGTCTGTTAAAATCAATTCCTTAAAAATAGCAGACCAG GATTGTGCCAGTGTTCCTGATCTTGTCGAGatgcactcaaatgcacctgtaaCTCTTTCTGATGAG CATGCAACAAGCACAAGTCCCAGCGGTGAGAACAAATCGGCAAATCCAACCACTGATAGCACTGGAGATGCTAAGGGATCGGCTGAATCAGGAGGTGATGATGAGGAGTCATCAGCAGAGGGTACTGAGGATGAAGATGATGCCTTGCTGACGAAGCAGCTGAACAAGCAAAGGAAAAGGGCAATGGCAACCGCACTGGGGCGGAGAAGGCCACTCACCTCAAGGAATACTTACAAGGACAAGGGGAAGGGCACAATGAATTCCAAGATCCAAAAGCAAGCATGCCAGTGGTGA